Proteins encoded by one window of Xyrauchen texanus isolate HMW12.3.18 chromosome 24, RBS_HiC_50CHRs, whole genome shotgun sequence:
- the LOC127618311 gene encoding netrin receptor UNC5B-b-like translates to MLSACIHRDQSSASLLAVVLICGTLATHTDGSDYSEVLPDAFPSAPAEPLPEFQSEPEDAFIVKNRPVKLSCKATPATQIYFKCNGEWVNQNDHVTKESLDPITGLVMREVDISVSRMQVEELFGLEDYWCQCVAWSSAGTTKSRRAYVRIAYLRKNFEQEPLGREVRLEQEVLLQCRPPEGIPPAEVDWLKNEELIDPALDSNFLITIDHDLIIKQARLSDTANYTCVARNVVAKRRSSTATLIVYVSGGWSSWTEWSECNAQCGRGWQRRTRSCTNPAPLNGGAFCEGPPFQRVTCTTLCPVDGGWTEWAKWSACGTECTHWRSRECLAPPPRNGGRHCSGSMMESKNCTEGLCVRNKKISIGHTSHPLGSGAGVAVYAGLVGALLLCVILVLCVGILVYRRGCRHLHGEITDSSSALTAAFHSANYKPPRQDNPHLLHSAAPPDLTASAGTFRGPLFSLQQATLDSQHKIPMTTSPLVDQLPSLKIKVYNSYTMSSLELPTGLGSIDGEIMSLKTMGSGPKDHHGHTLPREPSHSASATLGSLGGRLTIPNTGVSLLVPQGTIPQGKFYEMYLIINKWEKTTLPSDGSETVLSPIVSCGPSGMLLSRPVVLTLPHCAQLEPPDWTLTLKMQNHQGAWEEVLTVGEESLSSPCYLQVEEQSCHVLMEQLGTYGLVGQSAPPRPACKRLQLALFAPRAPCLSLDYSLRVYCLQDTPHALKEVLEVERSLGGVLLEDPKPLLFKDSYHNLRLSIHDIPHSHWRSKLLAKYQEIPFYHIWSGSQRLLHCTFSLERGSLVISQLTCKICVRQVEGEGQIFQLNTDIQETLPPHSPLPAGGSCLPSSQVGPYAFQLPVSIRQKICASLDAPSARGCDWRMLACSLGFDRYLNYFATKPSPTGVLLDLWEACHQGDADLVSLATALEEMGKSEVLVVMTMDRDC, encoded by the exons ATGGCAGTGATTACAGCGAGGTTCTCCCGGATGCGTTTCCGTCTGCTCCCGCCGAACCGTTACCAGAGTTCCAGAGCGAGCCAGAGGACGCCTTCATTGTGAAAAACAGACCTGTCAAACTCTCCTGCAAAGCAACTCCTGCTACGCAgatatactttaaatgcaatggAGAATGGGTGAACCAGAATGACCACGTCACCAAGGAGAGTCTGGACCCGATCACAG GTCTGGTCATGAGAGAAGTAGATATCTCTGTTTCCCGGATGCAGGTAGAGGAGTTGTTTGGGCTggaggattattggtgccagtGTGTTGCCTGGAGCTCAGCAGGCACCACAAAAAGCCGGCGGGCGTATGTCCGTATCGCCT ACCTAAGGAAGAATTTTGAGCAGGAGCCACTTGGCAGGGAGGTGCGTCTGGAGCAGGAAGTATTGCTTCAGTGTCGTCCACCAGAGGGCATCCCACCTGCTGAG GTGGACTGGCTGAAGAACGAAGAGCTCATTGACCCGGCACTGGATTCTAACTTTCTGATTACCATCGACCATGACCTAATCATCAAGCAGGCTAGACTCTCTGACACAGCTAACTACACCTGCGTGGCTCGCAATGTGGTCGCTAAGCGACGTAGCAGTACTGCAACACTCATCGTCTATG TGAGTGGAGGCTGGTCATCCTGGACAGAGTGGTCAGAGTGTAATGCTCAGTGTGGGCGGGGCTGGCAGCGACGGACACGCAGTTGCACCAATCCAGCACCGCTCAATGGAGGAGCCTTCTGTGAGGGCCCACCATTCCAGCGAGTCACCTGCACCACACTCTGTCCAG TGGATGGAGGTTGGACAGAGTGGGCCAAGTGGTCAGCTTGTGGGACAGAGTGCACACACTGGCGCAGCCGTGAGTGTCTGGCACCCCCGCCACGTAACGGAGGACGCCACTGCAGCGGTAGCATGATGGAGAGCAAGAACTGCACAGAGGGACTGTGTGTCCGCA ATAAAAAGATTTCTATTGGACATACAAGCCATC CTCTTGGCTCTGGTGCTGGTGTAGCGGTGTACGCAGGACTGGTGGGGGCTCTGCTACTCTGTGTGATTCTTGTGCTGTGTGTGGGCATCCTGGTCTATCGCCGGGGCTGTCGTCATCTCCACGGTGAAATCACAGATTCCTCGTCAGCCCTAACAGCTGCCTTCCACTCTGCAAATTACAAACCACCACGACAGG ATAACCCACACCTACTGCATTCGGCAGCTCCCCCTGACCTCACAGCCAGTGCCGGAACGTTTCGCGGGCCTCTTTTCTCACTGCAGCAGGCCACCCTGGACTCTCAGCATAAGATTCCCATGACCACATCTCCTTTGGTGGACCAACTGCCTAGTCTGAAGATAAAAGTGTACAACTCCTATACCATGTCCTCCCTTGAGCTGCCGACCGGCCTAGGCTCTATTGATGGAGAAATCATGAGTCTAAAGACAATGGGCTCTGGACCTAAAGACCACCATGGGCACACCCTGCCAAGGGAGCCTAGTCACAGTGCCAGCGCCACACTGGGATCCCTGGGTGGCCGTCTTACCATCCCTAATACAG GGGTGAGTCTGTTGGTTCCACAAGGCACGATTCCTCAGGGAAAGTTCTACGAAATGTATCTCATCATCAACAAATGGGAGAAAACAAC TTTGCCATCAGATGGTAGTGAGACGGTGCTGAGTCCAATTGTAAGCTGTGGACCCTCGGGCATGCTGCTGAGCAGACCTGTGGTCCTTACTCTACCCCACTGCGCCCAGCTCGAGCCCCCAGACTGGACCCTTACCCTCAAAATGCAGAACCATCAGGGCGCCTGGGAG GAGGTGCTAACTGTAGGAGAGGAGAGTCTGTCGTCACCCTGCTACCTACAGGTGGAGGAGCAGAGCTGTCATGTTCTGATGGAGCAGCTGGGGACGTATGGTCTGGTGGGGCAGTCGGCTCCCCCTCGGCCAGCCTGTAAGAGGCTGCAGTTGGCCCTGTTTGCTCCTCGGGCCCCATGCCTCTCCCTGGACTACAGCCTGAGGGTCTACTGCTTACAGGACACCCCACATGCCCTTAAG GAAGTGTTAGAGGTAGAGCGAAGTCTGGGTGGAGTTTTACTAGAGGATCCCAAACCCCTCCTCTTTAAGGACAGTTACCACAACCTACGGCTGTCAATTCATGACATTCCTCATTCTCATTGGAGGAGTAAACTTCTGGCTAAGTATCAG gagatcccattctATCATATTTGGAGCGGGAGTCAACGACTGCTACATTGCACCTTTAGTctggagcgaggaagcttggtgATTTCTCAACTGACCTGCAAGATCTGTGTCAGACAGGTGGAGGGGGAGGGACAGATTTTCCAGCTCAACACTGACATCCAAGAG ACTTTGCCACCACATTCCCCACTGCCAGCGGGTGGCTCCTGTCTGCCTTCATCTCAAGTAGGCCCATATGCTTTCCAACTGCCCGTCTCCATACGGCAGAAAATTTGTGCCAGTCTGGATGCCCCCAGCGCACGTGGCTGTGACTGGAGAATGCTGGCTTGCAGCCTGGGCTTTGACAG GTATCTGAACTACTTTGCAACCAAACCAAGCCCCACAGGTGTGCTACTAGACCTGTGGGAAGCTTGTCACCAGGGTGACGCAGATCTGGTTTCCCTGGCGACAGCTCTTGAAGAGATGGGCAAGAGTGAGGTCTTGGTTGTCATGACGATGGACAGAGATTGCTGA